The following are from one region of the Hyla sarda isolate aHylSar1 chromosome 6, aHylSar1.hap1, whole genome shotgun sequence genome:
- the TMEM170A gene encoding transmembrane protein 170A isoform X3, whose amino-acid sequence MDGSGGGSPGGETGLLQQILSLSLVPRVGNATVCPSSTTLCSFPGLLALFTLRHHKYGRFMSVGILLMGILGPISAGILTSAAIAGVYKAAAKEMIPFEALVLGVGQTFCVLVVSFLRILATL is encoded by the exons ATGGACGGCAGCGGCGGAGGAAGCCCGGGCGGCGAGACCGGGCTACTGCAACAGATCCTTAGCCTCAGCCTAGTACCGAGGGTCGGCAATGCCACTGTGTGTCCCAGTTCCACCACCCTCTGCTCCTTCCCGG GACTGCTCGCTCTATTTACCCTTCGTCATCACAAGTACGGAAGGTTCATGTCAGTGGGAATCCTGCTCATGGGTATTCTGGGACCAATATCTGCAGGGATATTAACAA GTGCCGCCATTGCTGGGGTTTACAAAGCCGCCGCCAAGGAAATGATTCCATTTGAAGCTCTTGTTCTTGGAGTGGGCCAGACTTTCTGTGTGCTGGTTGTTTCCTTTTTGCGGATTTTAGCGACTTTGTAA
- the TMEM170A gene encoding transmembrane protein 170A isoform X1 has product MDGSGGGSPGGETGLLQQILSLSLVPRVGNATVCPSSTTLCSFPEMWYGVFLWALVSSLFFHIPAGLLALFTLRHHKYGRFMSVGILLMGILGPISAGILTSAAIAGVYKAAAKEMIPFEALVLGVGQTFCVLVVSFLRILATL; this is encoded by the exons ATGGACGGCAGCGGCGGAGGAAGCCCGGGCGGCGAGACCGGGCTACTGCAACAGATCCTTAGCCTCAGCCTAGTACCGAGGGTCGGCAATGCCACTGTGTGTCCCAGTTCCACCACCCTCTGCTCCTTCCCGG AGATGTGGTATGGAGTATTCTTGTGGGCACTGGTCTCCTCACTTTTCTTTCACATACCCGCAGGACTGCTCGCTCTATTTACCCTTCGTCATCACAAGTACGGAAGGTTCATGTCAGTGGGAATCCTGCTCATGGGTATTCTGGGACCAATATCTGCAGGGATATTAACAA GTGCCGCCATTGCTGGGGTTTACAAAGCCGCCGCCAAGGAAATGATTCCATTTGAAGCTCTTGTTCTTGGAGTGGGCCAGACTTTCTGTGTGCTGGTTGTTTCCTTTTTGCGGATTTTAGCGACTTTGTAA